AGTAACAACTAATTCAATGATCAGCTTCTTCCAAAATCCAAACTTGTAAACAACTTGTTTGTAAGTTGTAAGTAATAAATTTAAACTAAAAAAGAATAGAGAAGTAACAAGTAACTGATAAAAAGTTAGATCATCGTAATGGTTTAATAACGGATATAACCAAACAAAAAGTAGTAACCACTTAAGAAGTAGTAAGATCCAAGAGTAAATGACCCCTATATACCTTATTTCCGTCATAATCTTTGACAATTGTAATAGTGTAAGTTGATCGGCTTCTTCCATAAACGTTCGAATGGTACCTTGCCAGCACAACAAAAAACAAAAAAGAAAAAGAACTTCATATGGCACTCCCTCAAGCCAACCAGGCAACGAGTTCCACCAGGAGTAATAGGTTATACCTAAAAAAGCCAAGAATGGGATAAGAAGATAAACAATGATCGTCCAATCAAAGACAGTACGAATAACTTTAAATTGATAAAGCCAATCTTGTTTCAAGCGCCTCCACCAAATTGTGCTTCCTCTCATTTTTCTTTACCTGCCTTCCTCAACTTTATTGAAGCAGTCAAGTAAAGAAGCACCAGGTAGGTCTGTACTTACCTGAATTTCCTCAATTGTTCCTTGAGCGACCATTGTACCCCCTGATACTAGTAAAAACCGATCACATATTTTTTCAGCCGTGTCCAAAACGTGAGTTGACATTAAGATAGCGGCACCGCGATTTTTTTCTCCTTCCATAACAGTTAAAAACATTTTAGTGGCGCTCGGATCAAGACCTATAAAAGGCTCATCAACAATATAATAATCTGGCTGTAAGACAAGAGCTTGTATGATCATTACTTTTTGCTGCATTCCTTTGGAAAAGGTGGATGGCATCTCATGTTTCACTTTTTCCATTTTAAAAGCATTTAAGTAGAGATTAGCTCTTTCTATTAACATCCTATCACTGATTCCATTAACTGCAGCCAGGAGGTCCAAATGCTCCCACAATGTTAAATGATCATAGAATATAGGTTTTTCAGGTATATATGCATATTTGCTTAATGGTTGCTTGTATATCGCTCCTTTCACATATTCCATTACACCCAATAAAGTCTTTATTGTTGTACTTTTACCTGCACCATTTGGACCGATTAAACCAATCCATTCTCCTTTATGTAAATGAAAATCAATTCCCCGAATAACAGGATGTTTTTCTTCATAGCCTGCTTCTTCAATTTTTACTGCTAAAATACTCATCTTTGATCCTCCTTGTTTCATTTAATACGCTCGATAGATGGAAAAAGATTCAAAAAACTAAAAAAAACCCCACTTTATTGTCATACTATTCAGAACGATAGGCATATAGATTTATTGTGTTAAGTACGCGCGTGCTTGTTTATCTTAAAATAAAAATGTTAATATTGTGTAAATTGAAACTTTTCTATGGATTATTACTGTCGAAATCGTGTAAAATATTGTTGTAACGTTTTACCGCATAAAACTAAATATGTATGAAGTGACATCTGAAAGAGCAGTCATCGAAAGGTTGTAGTAGGCATGGCCAGTGCGATCAAACGATAAGGAGTGGTTTTTTGAAACCTTCAACAAACCGTATGCTAACCAGAATCAAATCAGTCTACATGTTTATTAATGAGCGGGGAACTGTGACGACACAGCAACTCGTTGACGAATTTGGTATTACACCGAGAACCATACAACGTGATTTAAATGTGTTAGCATATAACGATTTGGTTCACAGCCCAACAAGAGGTAAATGGGCCACTACAAAGAAGAAAGTTAAGATGTCTTCGTAAGATCAAAAATAAATATTCCTATATACATAAAATAAGGAACCTTATGATCAAGGTTCCTCCTTTTTGCCTAAATGTTTTTATAATTCTATCGGTTTAGCATTTCTTAATTCCTCTATTTCTTCATCTGTTAGATCGCGATATTCCCCTATTTTTAATTCATCCTCATCTAAAACAATTGGTCCCATCGATATTCTTTTTAAATATGTTACTTTTTTTCCTACAGATTCAAACATACGTTTCACTTGATGAAATTTACCTTCTGTTATGGTAATATGAATGGTCGATTGATTCCCCGCTGTTAGAATTTCAAGTATAGCAGGCTTTGTTAAATAACCATCATCCAATGTTACACCATTCTTAAATGCCTCGATGTCCTCTTCAGTTACTTCACCTAATATGACTGCATAATATGTTTTTGGAACATGTTTTTTTGGTGACAGCAGTTGATGTGAAAGTTGTCCATCGTTCGTCAAAAGCAATAGCCCTTCCGTATCTTTATCAAGACGACCAACTGGAAACGGTTGATAAACAGCGTCTTCCATTTCCAATAAATCAATGACTGTTTCTTGATACTCATCTTCTGTTGCGGATAAATATCCTGCCGGCTTATTCATTAGTAAGTAAACGAATTCTTTGTATTCAACTTTTTCTTCATTTACTGTAATGTGTTGATGATCAGGATCCACATGTGTTTTTGGATCCTTTATTGGTTCTCCTTCAACCTTTACAGCTCCTGTTTTAAGTAATTGTTTTACTTCTTTTCGGCTTCCAAAGCCTATATTTGCTAATAATTTATCAATTCTCATATTATGTAAGACCTCCTGATGATCCAAGATTTTTTGATTAAGTCTATTTGTTGATATCTTGGCGTTTTTTTACATTTAACCTAAGAACAGGTTCGTTCCATTGCGCTCCAGACAATTGCTTTCCGCGGGGAGGAAGCTGAGCCTCCTCGGCTTTGCCTGCGGGGTCTCAGCCTTTCCTCTAGCTCCCGCAGGAGTCAATTGTCTTCCGCTTCATTCCACTATCGTTTTGATAGTTTAAATCAAAGAATTTAACAGAAACAACCTTTAGTAAAAAAACTCGGAGGATCCGAGTTCTTTGTTATCTTTAACTTATTTAGTATAAACCAACCTATTCAACTGATCGTTTTTTACTTGGTAAAAAACGGTTTAAACGGTTTCCTAATAATTTTTCTAACAAATGAGATCGATATGTTAAGTAGGCATATGTTGCTCCACCTACTACGACGGCGATGCCAACAACAATAACAGCATTCATACGACTATCTGCATAATTAATAAAAATACTTAGTATAGAAAATACGACGGAAACAACAAGTCCCATGAAGATACATAGTATTGTAATTAATAACGACCTCTTAATTAGAAGCCTAAAGGAATAACCTGCATGGCGTTTAATCATCGCAAATCCATAGATTAACGATACAATGTAGCCTGCTGCCGTTGCGATAATTGAGCCTACTCCTTCATATAGCTCAATTAACGTAACGTTTATAGAAAGCTTCACAATTAAACCTATGACTAAGCTAATCACCGCAAGCTTTTGTTTATTAATACCTTGTAAGATTGCTGCATTCACTGTAAAAAGAGAGAAAAGCAATGCTACAGGGGCATACCACATTAAAATATGCTTCCCAATTTCTTCTGATGTTCCCGCGTAGAACACATTATAGGCCGGTCCCGCTAAAACAGAAAGACCAATCACAGCAGGTAAAACAAGTAACATAATCACCTGTAAAGTTTGATCAATCTGTTTATGTAGTAAGCCTCGATTATTATTTGAGAAAGACTCTGTAATAGTTGGAATCAGTGTTAACCCAAAAGCTGTAGCTAATGATACAGGAATCATCACTAATTTTGGCACATAAAGAAGTAACACAGAAAACATATCCATTGTATATGACTGTTCATTTCCAGTACTTAACATCGCACGGTTAAAAGTCAAGGTATCGATGTAATTATAAATAGGAATTGCCAATCCAACAAAAACAAATGGACCAGCATAACGAAATACTTCCTTAAACATTCTGCCGAGTGGCATTGGTTCGGCTTCAATTGGATTGTCCTGCATAGCTAAGAGTGTACCCTTTCGTTTCACCCAATAGATAAACAAAACAACTAACCCGCCTACTGCTCCAACAAACGCAGCAAATGTAGCATAGCCAACTGCCAAAACAAGTCCACCATTTAATACATTCATCACGATGTAAGTGGAAACTAACAAAAAGACAATTCTGACAAGCTGTTCAACAACCTGCGAAACTGCTGTAGGTCCCATAGATTGGTGCCCCTGAAAGAAGCCCCTTATTAAGCTCATTAGTGGAACAATAATAAGCGCAATGCTCACCATTCTGATGACAAGAGTTGCATCTTCAACGGTTACTCCATTAAGCTCTCTTTCAGCAAGTGCAGCAATTGCAAACCATGGTGCCAGCATATATAAGATAGCAAAAGCAAGTAAGCCAGTTATGAGCATAACAAGTATGCCTGCCTTAAACATCCTTCGGCTCGTTTGATAATCCCCTAAAGCATTATATTTTGAAACAAATTTAGATACTGCTGCTGGAAACCCTGCTGTTGCAACACTTAAAAAAATTGTATATTGTGCATAACCTGCATGAAACAATCCTCCACCAGTTGTTCCCACCATCGCAGCAAAAGGAATTAAATAAATCATTCCTAAAATTCTTGATATGTATGTACCTAATGTTAATACGAACGTTCCTCGTAGCAAATTATTAGACATTTTTCTTACTCACCATTCTTCTCTATGAAGATTCAACTTTTCTATTTTACCATAAACCCACATATATACCATAAGCATTGTGATTCATCATTATTTTTCATCACTTTTTACTTTTTACGTTCTTCAGATATAATATGGTAGCAGACAAGTAAAAAAGGTGTGAATTAGATGAATTATGATGTAGTTGTAATTGGTGGAGGCCCATCAGGATTAATGGCCTCAATTGCTGCAGGAGAAAAAGGGGCTCGTGTACTTCTATTAGATAAAGGAAATAAACTAGGAAGAAAGCTTGCCATATCAGGTGGTGGTCGTTGTAATGTAACAAATAGATTGCCGATAGATGAGATTATTAAACATATACCCGGAAATGGCCGTTTTTTATATAGTGCTTTCTCAGAATTCAGCAATGAAGATATTATCCGTTTTTTTGAAAATCTAGGTATTCAATTAAAAGAAGAAGATCATGGTCGAATGTTTCCTGTCACGGACAAAGCGCAATCTGTCGTTGATGCACTAATTAGCGAATTAAAGCGTTTAAATGTGGAAATACGTACAAATGAACCTGTAAAAGAAGTGATATACGATGCGGAAAAGGTAACAAGTATTGTACTCGTTAACGGAGAAACAATTTTAACAAGGGCAGTTGTACTAGCTGTTGGCGGAAAAAGCGTGCCACATACCGGGAGTACAGGTGATGGATATGCCTGGGCTGAAAATGCCGGACATACGATTACGGAATTGTTTCCAACTGAAGTACCAATTACATCAAATGAACCATTTATTCAGGAAAAAGCTCTACAAGGACTCTCTTTACGTGATGTGGCACTCAGTGTTCTTAATCCAAAAGGAAAAACAATTATTACCCATAAAATGGATATGATTTTCACTCACTTCGGAATATCAGGTCCAGCTGTTTTAAGATGTAGTCAATATGTGGTCAAGGCTATGAAAAAGTTCAAAACAAATGCGATTACTGTTAGTATTGATGCCCTGCCTGATCAAAAAGAGGAACAGCTTTTTCAATCAATTGTTAAAGATTTAAAACAGGATTCAAAAAAAGCAATAAAAAATGTGTTAAAAGGATTGCTACCTGAACGGTATTTACTCTTTTTGTTGGAAAAAAATCAAATTGATTCGTTAGTTACGTATGATAATCTATCAAATGAAAAATTGCGCTCTTTTGTACAAGATTGCAAGCAATTTCAATTTCAAGTCCATGGTACACTATCAATTGAGAAAGCATTTGTAACCGGAGGTGGTGTATCTGTAAAAGAAATTCACCCGAAGGAAATGTCATCCAAACTAAAAGCGGGGTTATATTTCTGTGGTGAGATACTAGATATACACGGATATACAGGTGGCTATAATATTACATCAGCTTTAGTAACCGGCCGACTTGCTGGATCAAATGCTGCTATTTACTCTAAAGAATAAAATCACTTCTCCATTCTAGTAATAAATTTAGACAAGCTGTCATACAAATTATTAAAATGGAAATTAGGAAGTGATCATGATGTTAAAAGTGGCGCTTTTTGATGAAGAACACGAAAAAGATCTAGAAGAAGAAATCAATGGATTTCTAGCGAACCTTGGAGAAAATCAGGTTAGAGATATAAAGTTCAGCGTATCAGTATCCATAGACGAGGATGGAGAACAAATCTATTGTTACTCAGCTCTTGTTATTTACCGGGAAAAGTAAAATAAAAAACTGCTCGTCATTTATAAGACAAGCAGTTTTTTATTTTAAGCTAGTTGACTCTTCGGCTTTGTTTCACCTTTATAATCAAGCATGCCACCAGTCATGTTAACAACATCGTATCCTTTGTCTTGTAGATAAGCACAAACATTTCCACTTCTTCCACCTGAGCGACAAATGTAAATCGTTTCTTTATCTTTATCAAGTGCATCTAAATGCTCCGGAATATCATTCATACGAATATGCTTCGCTTGCGGAATCATGCCTGCTTCTACTTCTTCGTCTTCACGAACATCTATTAGCTCAAGCTTTTCCCCATTTTCTAATCTTTTTTGTACCTCTTCAGGAGAAATTTCTTTAAATTCAGACATTATGTACACCCTTTCAGTTTTAATAGTTGCATTATATCAAAGTAGTTTGTGAGGTGCTAGTTTGCTGAATTTCTTTATTTGACGCTTTTAGAGATATATTTGATATTTTGCTTAATTTATTAGTCAATTTATATGATTTATTTGCTAATTTTGACCAAATATTAGTTTTTCGACAATCCACGACATGCACAAACAAACAAACAAGCCCGACTCACAATGAGCCGGACTTGCCAATTCCAAAACACGTACTAGTTCGCTACAATATTCACAAGCTTACCAGGTACGGCAATTACTTTACGTATTGTTTTTCCTTCTACATGTTCTTTCACACGGTCATCGTCCAGCGCAATTTGTTCTAACTGATCTTTTGTAACATCTTTTGCTACTAAAAGCTTTGCACGGACTTTTCCGTTTACCTGAACAACGATTTCCACTTCATTTTCTACAAGTTTCGCTTCATCAAATGATGGCCATGCTTCATAAGAAATCGTGCTGCTGTGGCCTAATTTGCTCCATAGCTCTTCTGCTAAATGAGGCGCAATTGGAGATAGAAGTTTCACAACACCTTCCACATACTCTTTTGGAAGCACTGTTTGTTTATATGCTTCATTAATGAAGACCATAAGCTGTGAAATAGCTGTATTAAAGCGTAGTCCTTCCAAATCTTCTGATACTTTTTTCACCGTTTGATGATAAACGCGTTCAAGAGCATCGCTTGTTTCATCAACAACCTTTGGACTTAACTCACCATTATCTTCAATGAATAAACGCCATACGCGATCTAAGAAACGTCTTGCTCCATCAAGACCTGTTGTCGACCAGGCAATTGATGCTTCTAATGGTCCCATAAACATTTCATAAAGACGAAGTGTGTCCGCACCATGTGATGAAACAATCTCATCCGGATTCACAACATTTCCTTTAGATTTACTCATTTTTTCATTGTTTTCACCAAGAATCATTCCTTGGTTAAATAGCTTTTGGAATGGCTCTTTCGTTGGAACAACACCGATATCATATAAAAACTTATGCCAAAAGCGAGCGTACAATAAGTGAAGAACTGCGTGCTCTGCTCCACCGATATAAATATCAACAGGTAACCATTGCTTTAACTTTGCATCATCTGCAAGAGCTTCGCTGTTTTTTGGATCGATGTAACGTAGGTAATACCAGCAGCTTCCAGCCCATTGCGGCATTGTATTTGTTTCACGACGACCTTTTTTACCTGTTACAGGATCAACAACATTTACAAAATCATCAATAATTGCAAGTGGTGATTCCCCTGTTCCAGATGGTCTAATTTCTGTTGTTTTTGGTAATACAAGTGGAAGTTCTTCTTCTGGAACAGCAGACATTGTACCATCTTCCCAATGAATAATTGGAATTGGCTCACCCCAATAACGTTGACGGCTGAATAACCAGTCACGAAGACGGTAAGTTACTTTCTTTTCACCTTTTTTGTTTTGTTCAAGCCATGCGATCGCTTTTTCAATTGCTTCTTGTTTGCCAAGTCCGTTTAAGAAATCAGAGTTAACGTGTTCACCGTCACCAGTGTATGCTTCCTTCGTCACGTCTCCACCACTCACAACTTCTTTAATCGGAAGATCAAACTTTACAGCAAATTCATAGTCTCGCTCATCATGTGCAGGAACTGCCATAATCGCACCAGTACCGTAAGTTACAAGTACATAATCTGCAATCCATATTGGCATTTTTTCACCGTTTACAGGGTTAATAGCATAAGCACCTGTAAATACGCCTGTTTTATCTTTTGAAAGCTCTGTACGTTCTAAATCACTCTTATGTTTTACTTCGTCAATATAGGCCTCAACTGCTTGTTTTTGATCCTCAGTTGTAATTTTTTCAATAAAAGAATGCTCTGGAGCTAAAACAGCGTATGTTGCACCAAATAATGTATCAGGACGAGTAGTGAAAACAGTAAATGTTTCATCATGTCCCTCAATATCAAATGTTACATGAGCACCTTCAGAACGGCCAATCCAGTTACGCTGCATATCTTTAATGCTTTCTGGCCAGTCAACGTCTTCTAAGTCTTCAAGAAGACGGTCAGCATATGCTGTAATTTTCAGCATCCATTGCTTCATTGGACGTCGCTCAACTGGATGACCTCCACGCTCACTTTTCCCATCAATAACTTCTTCATTTGCTAAAACGGTACCTAACGCAGGGCACCAGTTTACAGGTACTTCATCTACATAAGCCAAACCTTTTTTATAAAGCTGCAAAAAGATCCATTGAGTCCATTTGTAATATTCAGGATCTGTTGTATTTACTTCGCGATCCCAATCATAGGAAAACCCTAGTGCTTGAATTTGTCTTCTGAAATTATCAATGTTTTGCTTTGTAAATTCAGCAGGGTCATTTCCTGTATCAAGCGCGTACTGTTCAGCAGGTAAACCAAATGCATCCCACCCCATTGGATGAAGAACATTATACCCTTGCATACGTTTCATACGAGATAAAATGTCTGTTGCTGTATATCCTTCAGGATGTCCTACATGGAGGCCCGCTCCTGATGGATATGGGAACATGTCCAATGCATAGAACTTCGGTTTTTCTGTATCTTCTGTTGTTTTAAATGTTTTATTATGTAACCAATAATCTTGCCATTTCTTTTCAATCTCTTGATGATTGAAGCTCATCTGTTTTCCTCCTTAAAGCTTGCTCTTAATTTATTTTATAACCTGTTGAACGGGTCAAAGCTTTCTAAAGTCCATAAAAACGAAAAAACCCCGCATCCCAAACAGGGACGAGAGGCTTAATTCCCGTGGTACCACCCAACTTTGGCATAGTGTGATTATGCCCACTTTGACATCCGTAACGTGGATAGACGACAAATATTACTTGATATATTTCTCTTTCACATTTGTAACTCAAAGGCGAGTTCATTAGCAAAAACTGGTTGACTCTCACCATCCGTCAACTCTCTGAGCACATTTTCACTAATTACTATTCCTTTTCTCCGTTCATTTCGTATATAGATTTAAGATTATTTTATATAAATTTGTCGTGATATGCAAGTATAGGCATCATTTACGATTTTTCTTTCAACATAAAGAGACTTGCGAACATTCTCGCAAGTCCCATTTCTCCTATTGAACTGTATATCCACCATCTATTACGACCGCCTGACCTGTTACTCCACCAGCCTTTTCACTAGTTAAGAAAATCGTATAGTCTGCAACTTCTTTTACAGAGAGCAGCCTTTTTTGCGGAATAAGCGGATACAAAACCTCTTCTAATACATTTTCTAGAGGTACATTTCTTGTATCAGCAAGATCTTGAAGCTGATTTCGCACAAGCGGAGTATCTACGTATCCAGGGCAGATTGCATTAACGGTAATTCCATGTGGTGCTCCTTCCAAAGCAGCCACTTTTGTTAACCCAATAACTCCATGCTTTGCACTATTATAGGCAGCCTTACCAGCAAACCCTATTAATCCGTTAATAGATGACATATTTATAATTCTTCCAAACTTTTGTTCTTTCATAATCGGAAAAACATGTTTTGTAGCGACAAAAGGAGCTACGAGCATAACTTTTGTTAGCAATTCGAATTTTTCAGTCGGAAAATCCTCGATATGAGCAACATGCTGTAGACCTGCATTATTTATTAGCGTATCAACTCTTCCATAATGCTCCTTCGTTTTTTTCACAACATCAATAATGTCTTGTTCATTTGTTACATCACATCTAAGTCCAATCACATCATAGCCTTGATTTTGCAATTCTTTTGTACTCATTAAAACCTGCTCTTCATTCAAGTCTGTTAATACAACCTTTGCTCCTTCTAACGCAAAAGCTCTAGCCAGTTCAAAGCCTATGCCTTGTGCTGCTCCTGTTAGTAGTACTACTTGAGCCTGAACCAAAATAACCAACCTCCGTTTCTATATACCTAATCCAAATGAAAATAATATAATTGCTAAAACAACGCCTAGTAGCGGAACAATGACAGTGAGTGCACCTACAGGATTGTATGCATCCTGATGAGACTCTCCACAAATTGCACGAACAGTTGTCACAACATATCCGTTATGTGGGAGAGAATCTAATGCACCAGATGATATCGACACAACCCGGTGTAAAGCCTCCGGATTCACGCCCATATCCATATAGTGTGGTGCTAGTAATGGTAAGGCAATGGCCTGACCTCCAGAGGCTGAGCCTGTCATACCAGCAATCACACTGACCGCAATAGCTCCACCAATTAACGGGCTTCCTGGAATACTAGTCATGGCATTTACAGCTACTTCAAATGCTGGTACCGCCTTTGCAACACCACCAAACCCTACTACTGCCGCTGTGTTCCCAAGGGCTAATAATGCTCCAAGTGTTCCTTCTGATACAGCATTCCAGAACGATTTAAAATACTTACGGTTTAATAGATAAGTAGCAATAACTCCACCTAGTAAGGCAATAATTAATGCTGATTGCTGCAAGGAATCGTGGAAAATAAACGAAATAACTAACACAACAAATAACGGAATTACTCCAAATAACGGATTTGGTAAAGCTTTGTGTTCATTTACAGGATCATTGTCTCTTGCAACAAATTTCTCACCACGTGCTACTGCTTTTGAAATCATTCTTCTTAGCCACCAATAACCAAATACCATCATAAACACAGCAACAATTAAACTAACTTCCCACCCTGCATACGGAGAAGTACCTAAATATTCAATCGGAATCCAGTTTTGAA
This genomic stretch from Metabacillus sp. B2-18 harbors:
- a CDS encoding ABC transporter ATP-binding protein, translating into MSILAVKIEEAGYEEKHPVIRGIDFHLHKGEWIGLIGPNGAGKSTTIKTLLGVMEYVKGAIYKQPLSKYAYIPEKPIFYDHLTLWEHLDLLAAVNGISDRMLIERANLYLNAFKMEKVKHEMPSTFSKGMQQKVMIIQALVLQPDYYIVDEPFIGLDPSATKMFLTVMEGEKNRGAAILMSTHVLDTAEKICDRFLLVSGGTMVAQGTIEEIQVSTDLPGASLLDCFNKVEEGR
- a CDS encoding DeoR family transcriptional regulator — its product is MKPSTNRMLTRIKSVYMFINERGTVTTQQLVDEFGITPRTIQRDLNVLAYNDLVHSPTRGKWATTKKKVKMSS
- a CDS encoding pseudouridine synthase, which produces MRIDKLLANIGFGSRKEVKQLLKTGAVKVEGEPIKDPKTHVDPDHQHITVNEEKVEYKEFVYLLMNKPAGYLSATEDEYQETVIDLLEMEDAVYQPFPVGRLDKDTEGLLLLTNDGQLSHQLLSPKKHVPKTYYAVILGEVTEEDIEAFKNGVTLDDGYLTKPAILEILTAGNQSTIHITITEGKFHQVKRMFESVGKKVTYLKRISMGPIVLDEDELKIGEYRDLTDEEIEELRNAKPIEL
- a CDS encoding putative polysaccharide biosynthesis protein, coding for MSNNLLRGTFVLTLGTYISRILGMIYLIPFAAMVGTTGGGLFHAGYAQYTIFLSVATAGFPAAVSKFVSKYNALGDYQTSRRMFKAGILVMLITGLLAFAILYMLAPWFAIAALAERELNGVTVEDATLVIRMVSIALIIVPLMSLIRGFFQGHQSMGPTAVSQVVEQLVRIVFLLVSTYIVMNVLNGGLVLAVGYATFAAFVGAVGGLVVLFIYWVKRKGTLLAMQDNPIEAEPMPLGRMFKEVFRYAGPFVFVGLAIPIYNYIDTLTFNRAMLSTGNEQSYTMDMFSVLLLYVPKLVMIPVSLATAFGLTLIPTITESFSNNNRGLLHKQIDQTLQVIMLLVLPAVIGLSVLAGPAYNVFYAGTSEEIGKHILMWYAPVALLFSLFTVNAAILQGINKQKLAVISLVIGLIVKLSINVTLIELYEGVGSIIATAAGYIVSLIYGFAMIKRHAGYSFRLLIKRSLLITILCIFMGLVVSVVFSILSIFINYADSRMNAVIVVGIAVVVGGATYAYLTYRSHLLEKLLGNRLNRFLPSKKRSVE
- a CDS encoding NAD(P)/FAD-dependent oxidoreductase, giving the protein MNYDVVVIGGGPSGLMASIAAGEKGARVLLLDKGNKLGRKLAISGGGRCNVTNRLPIDEIIKHIPGNGRFLYSAFSEFSNEDIIRFFENLGIQLKEEDHGRMFPVTDKAQSVVDALISELKRLNVEIRTNEPVKEVIYDAEKVTSIVLVNGETILTRAVVLAVGGKSVPHTGSTGDGYAWAENAGHTITELFPTEVPITSNEPFIQEKALQGLSLRDVALSVLNPKGKTIITHKMDMIFTHFGISGPAVLRCSQYVVKAMKKFKTNAITVSIDALPDQKEEQLFQSIVKDLKQDSKKAIKNVLKGLLPERYLLFLLEKNQIDSLVTYDNLSNEKLRSFVQDCKQFQFQVHGTLSIEKAFVTGGGVSVKEIHPKEMSSKLKAGLYFCGEILDIHGYTGGYNITSALVTGRLAGSNAAIYSKE
- a CDS encoding sporulation protein Cse60, giving the protein MLKVALFDEEHEKDLEEEINGFLANLGENQVRDIKFSVSVSIDEDGEQIYCYSALVIYREK
- a CDS encoding rhodanese-like domain-containing protein gives rise to the protein MSEFKEISPEEVQKRLENGEKLELIDVREDEEVEAGMIPQAKHIRMNDIPEHLDALDKDKETIYICRSGGRSGNVCAYLQDKGYDVVNMTGGMLDYKGETKPKSQLA
- the leuS gene encoding leucine--tRNA ligase; protein product: MSFNHQEIEKKWQDYWLHNKTFKTTEDTEKPKFYALDMFPYPSGAGLHVGHPEGYTATDILSRMKRMQGYNVLHPMGWDAFGLPAEQYALDTGNDPAEFTKQNIDNFRRQIQALGFSYDWDREVNTTDPEYYKWTQWIFLQLYKKGLAYVDEVPVNWCPALGTVLANEEVIDGKSERGGHPVERRPMKQWMLKITAYADRLLEDLEDVDWPESIKDMQRNWIGRSEGAHVTFDIEGHDETFTVFTTRPDTLFGATYAVLAPEHSFIEKITTEDQKQAVEAYIDEVKHKSDLERTELSKDKTGVFTGAYAINPVNGEKMPIWIADYVLVTYGTGAIMAVPAHDERDYEFAVKFDLPIKEVVSGGDVTKEAYTGDGEHVNSDFLNGLGKQEAIEKAIAWLEQNKKGEKKVTYRLRDWLFSRQRYWGEPIPIIHWEDGTMSAVPEEELPLVLPKTTEIRPSGTGESPLAIIDDFVNVVDPVTGKKGRRETNTMPQWAGSCWYYLRYIDPKNSEALADDAKLKQWLPVDIYIGGAEHAVLHLLYARFWHKFLYDIGVVPTKEPFQKLFNQGMILGENNEKMSKSKGNVVNPDEIVSSHGADTLRLYEMFMGPLEASIAWSTTGLDGARRFLDRVWRLFIEDNGELSPKVVDETSDALERVYHQTVKKVSEDLEGLRFNTAISQLMVFINEAYKQTVLPKEYVEGVVKLLSPIAPHLAEELWSKLGHSSTISYEAWPSFDEAKLVENEVEIVVQVNGKVRAKLLVAKDVTKDQLEQIALDDDRVKEHVEGKTIRKVIAVPGKLVNIVAN
- a CDS encoding 3-hydroxybutyrate dehydrogenase; amino-acid sequence: MVQAQVVLLTGAAQGIGFELARAFALEGAKVVLTDLNEEQVLMSTKELQNQGYDVIGLRCDVTNEQDIIDVVKKTKEHYGRVDTLINNAGLQHVAHIEDFPTEKFELLTKVMLVAPFVATKHVFPIMKEQKFGRIINMSSINGLIGFAGKAAYNSAKHGVIGLTKVAALEGAPHGITVNAICPGYVDTPLVRNQLQDLADTRNVPLENVLEEVLYPLIPQKRLLSVKEVADYTIFLTSEKAGGVTGQAVVIDGGYTVQ
- a CDS encoding GntP family permease, coding for MLSMIGLIGGLALLIFLTMRGMNLLVAGPLCALFVAVFSGLPLFPQLVGEGEANLVGNYMTGFSGFIASWYLMFLLGAIFGKVMEDSGAADSVSKWIVSKIGMKRAVLAIVIACAVLTYGGVSLFVVAFSVYPMAVSLFREADLPRRFIPAALAFGSVTFTMTSAGSPEIQNWIPIEYLGTSPYAGWEVSLIVAVFMMVFGYWWLRRMISKAVARGEKFVARDNDPVNEHKALPNPLFGVIPLFVVLVISFIFHDSLQQSALIIALLGGVIATYLLNRKYFKSFWNAVSEGTLGALLALGNTAAVVGFGGVAKAVPAFEVAVNAMTSIPGSPLIGGAIAVSVIAGMTGSASGGQAIALPLLAPHYMDMGVNPEALHRVVSISSGALDSLPHNGYVVTTVRAICGESHQDAYNPVGALTVIVPLLGVVLAIILFSFGLGI